One genomic segment of Panicum virgatum strain AP13 chromosome 2N, P.virgatum_v5, whole genome shotgun sequence includes these proteins:
- the LOC120659230 gene encoding uncharacterized protein LOC120659230, with protein sequence MLRDAMYKACYMHDTFRYHSHGEDAKDQVVSHSVSLSKLNHLKGIGSSNRKTQILEQLQDTLGNLNCTILDMKELAVFITSYPRLYHQPYSMHLQLGNCMFGRQMEAEVVLNFLLHTQPHVAEELEVLPVVGPGRVGKSTLVAHVCNDERVRDRFSKIMFVTDHDFKDKKLTYLGERSLKKYQNSMINKDGRGVLIVVEVAGDINQSKWKRLYAASKWCLTSGSKIIVTSRSNKITELGTTRPVTLKYLSDEADWYFFKTLIFGSTDPKMHPRMAYLAMEIARTLKGSLLSAGNTASLLRDNFDIHFWCKLLVFLRGFIKWHVSTFGDHPVDALNQNRPAHLGRMSRTSEQIVVHHQYQSSSQEEVPKIALLCVIYGSVKPPAGRFDALVWRSPIPPYYNYIYTCEVRDLKTTSTKRKRS encoded by the exons ATGCTGAGGGATGCCATGTACAAAGCCTGTTACATGCATGACACCTTCAGGTACCATTCTCACGGTGAGGATGCCAAAGATCAGGTTGTGAGTCATTCTGTCTCCCTGTCCAAACTAAATCATCTGAAAGGAATAGGTTCTTCCAATAGAAAGACACAGATTTTGGAACAATTACAAGACACCCTTGGCAATTTGAACTGTACGATCCTTGATATGAAAGAGCTGGCTGTGTTCATCACAAGCTACCCTCGCCTGTACCACCAGCCATATAGCATGCATCTACAGCTAGGCAACTGCATGTTCGGCCGCCAGATGGAAGCAGAGGTTGTGCTCAATTTCCTATTGCACACACAGCCTCATGTTGCTGAAGAACTGGAGGTCCTTCCAGTTGTTGGTCCAGGCAGAGTTGGCAAGAGCACCCTTGTCGCACATGTTTGCAATGACGAAAGAGTCCGTGATcgtttttctaaaatcatgtttgTGACTGACCATGATTTCAAAGATAAAAAGTTAACCTATCTTGGGGAAAGAAGTCTGAAGAAATATCAGAATTCCATGATTAACaaagatggaagaggagtactaATTGTCGTGGAGGTGGCTGGGGACATCAATCAAAGTAAGTGGAAGAGGCTGTATGCTGCTTCTAAATGGTGTCTGACAAGTGGTAGCAAAATCATAGTCACAAGCCGGTCCAACAAGATCACAGAGCTTGGAACAACAAGGCCAGTAACACTAAAATATCTGTCTGATGAAGCAGACTGGTACTTCTTCAAAACGCTTATATTTG GAAGCACAGACCCCAAGATGCACCCGAGGATGGCTTACCTAGCCATGGAGATAGCCAGGACGTTGAAAGGATCTCTCCTCAGTGCAGGAAACACTGCAAGTTTACTGAGGGACAACTTTGACATCCACTTTTGGTGCAAGCTTTTGGTCTTTTTGAGAGGTTTCATCAAGTGGCACGTCTCCACATTTGGTGATCATCCAGTTGATGCTCTGAACCAAAATAGACCCGCGCATCTTGGAAGAATGTCTAGAACTTCTGAACAGATCGTGGTTCATCATCAGTATCAGAGCTCTTCACAAGAGGAGGTTCCGAAGATAGCGTTGCTATGTGTGATATATGGAAGTGTTAAGCCTCCTGCTGGGAGGTTTGATGCCCTAGTATGGAGATCCCCAATACCGCCCTACTACAACTATATCTATACTTGTGAGGTTCGAGATCTGAAAACCACATCTACTAAGAGGAAGCGGTCTTAA
- the LOC120659072 gene encoding uncharacterized protein LOC120659072, which translates to MVNKDGRLLIVVEVAGDINQSEWKRLYAASKQCLTSGSKIIITSRSDKITKLGTTRAITLKYMSDEAYCYFFKTLTFGSTDPTMHPRMAYLAMEIARTSKGSFFGATSTACLLRDNFDIPFWCKFLVFARGFIKWHVSTFGDHPGDALDQNRPTHLGRMVRTSEEIVVHHQYERSSQEEIPKIELRRVIYGSVRPPARRFDVLVWRSPIPPYYNYIYTCEIQDLKTTAAKRKRSSLMVTF; encoded by the coding sequence ATGGTGAACAAAGATGGGAGACTGCTAATTGTCGTTGAGGTGGCAGGGGACATCAATCAAAGTGAGTGGAAGAGGTTGTATGCTGCTTCTAAGCAGTGTCTGACAAGTGGTAGCAAAATCATAATCACAAGCCGGTCCGACAAGATCACAAAGCTTGGAACGACGAGGGCAATAACACTGAAATATATGTCCGACGAAGCATACTGCTACTTCTTCAAGACACTTACATTTGGAAGCACAGATCCCACGATGCACCCGAGGATGGCTTACCTGGCCATGGAGATAGCCAGGACGTCGAAAGGATCTTTCTTTGGTGCAACAAGCACTGCATGTTTACTGAGGGACAACTTTGACATCCCCTTTTGGTGCAAGTTTTTGGTCTTTGCGAGAGGTTTCATCAAGTGGCACGTCTCCACATTTGGTGATCATCCAGGTGATGCTCTGGACCAAAATAGACCCACACATCTTGGAAGAATGGTTAGAACTTCGGAAGAGATCGTGGTTCATCATCAGTATGAGCGCTCTTCACAAGAGGAGATTCCGAAGATAGAGTTGCGACGTGTAATATATGGAAGTGTTAGGCCTCCTGCTAGGAGGTTTGATGTCCTAGTATGGAGGTCCCCAATACCGCCCTACTACAACTATATCTATACTTGTGAGATTCAGGATCTGAAAACCACAGCTGCTAAGAGGAAGCGTTCGTCATTAATGGTGACATTTTGA